A single Mangrovimonas sp. YM274 DNA region contains:
- a CDS encoding DUF2490 domain-containing protein — MAVNERFPPRAKYCLCPPWLWLAVLFCCLFVTPTLLAQTEEPPEEDTSDFTRQLWVDFRPYWNIGNNQRFTLEVGYRTIWPNHWHRFVTRLHYQYTADTLLFKAFKHKETLYAGAGLFFLSSKNDINSFEIRPHQGYTFAFNWAPRFEFAQSLQLEERFMFTELDDDDVFGMRLRYKVKGTIGLEGVGFGEEQGFYVPLEIEFFFNLIKSTQFNDVIRFTPGLGYKINKGFKIEANVAYHYTKYEVYERTNDIVFRLKVFKKF; from the coding sequence ATGGCAGTAAACGAACGTTTCCCTCCTCGGGCTAAATATTGCTTATGCCCACCTTGGCTATGGTTGGCAGTACTGTTTTGTTGCTTGTTCGTAACGCCAACACTGCTGGCTCAAACTGAGGAACCTCCAGAGGAGGACACCTCTGACTTCACCCGACAGCTGTGGGTAGATTTCAGGCCCTATTGGAATATTGGCAACAACCAACGCTTTACTTTGGAAGTTGGCTACCGTACTATTTGGCCCAATCATTGGCACCGATTTGTTACCCGACTACATTACCAATACACAGCAGACACCTTGCTATTTAAAGCCTTTAAACACAAAGAAACCCTATACGCAGGAGCTGGCCTATTTTTTCTAAGCTCCAAAAACGACATCAACTCTTTCGAAATACGCCCACACCAAGGCTACACCTTTGCCTTTAATTGGGCTCCTCGCTTTGAATTTGCCCAGTCCCTTCAGCTCGAAGAACGCTTTATGTTTACAGAATTAGATGACGACGATGTGTTTGGGATGCGTTTACGCTACAAGGTAAAGGGCACCATCGGCTTGGAAGGCGTGGGCTTTGGAGAGGAACAGGGTTTTTATGTTCCCTTGGAAATAGAATTTTTCTTCAATTTGATAAAGTCTACCCAATTCAACGATGTCATTCGTTTTACCCCAGGCCTAGGATACAAAATCAATAAAGGGTTTAAAATTGAAGCCAATGTCGCCTACCATTACACCAAATACGAAGTCTATGAGCGCACCAACGATATCGTTTTTAGACTGAAGGTGTTTAAGAAGTTTTAA
- a CDS encoding TrmH family RNA methyltransferase, translated as MSTPQLIAVLENPNYIMNIGTVIRNVNALGVDKLYVIDGLNRLESDLEQLRQRKSILKHSKGAVKYTHVQRFDTSIECLDLLEQQGFCNVATSPHSHGVQHYHLPESPLTQPLLAIWFGDEANGLSDTILQRCQFCISIDMMGNVESLNLATATGIVLYEALRQRHQLKS; from the coding sequence GTGAGCACACCACAACTTATTGCCGTTTTGGAAAACCCCAACTATATCATGAACATTGGCACCGTGATAAGAAACGTCAATGCCCTTGGGGTAGACAAGCTTTACGTTATTGACGGCCTTAACCGTCTTGAAAGCGATTTGGAACAACTGCGCCAACGCAAATCTATTTTAAAGCATTCCAAAGGCGCCGTAAAATATACCCATGTACAACGCTTTGACACTTCTATAGAATGTTTGGACCTTTTAGAACAACAGGGATTTTGTAATGTGGCTACCTCGCCACATAGTCACGGAGTGCAACACTACCATCTTCCAGAAAGCCCTTTAACCCAACCCCTATTGGCTATTTGGTTTGGCGATGAGGCCAATGGCCTAAGTGATACCATCCTGCAACGCTGCCAATTTTGTATTAGCATTGATATGATGGGCAATGTAGAAAGTTTGAACTTGGCTACTGCTACTGGCATTGTGCTTTACGAAGCCCTTAGGCAACGCCACCAACTGAAATCTTAA
- the katG gene encoding catalase/peroxidase HPI: protein MKKTLTRALLVAIGVTMVACQGNSEHTAQVDASSGATKKSSSNMKATSNSDWWPNQLNLGILRQNSDLSNPMAEDFDYIEEFNSLDYNALKGDIRNVLTESQDWWPADFGHYGGLFIRMAWHSAGTYRSADGRGGSRAGQQRFAPLNSWPDNANLDKARRLIWPIKQKYGKKISWADLMVLTGNVALEDMGFETFGFAGGREDMWEPEIDVYWGAEKEWLSDEKRYSGERELENPLAAVQMGLIYVNPEGPNGVPDPLLAADDIRATFGRMGMNEEETVALIAGGHTLGKAHGAGPASHVGADPEGAGIEEQGFGWKSSYKSGKGADAITSGLEVTWTATPTRWSHMFFFSLFENEWELTKSPAGGHQWVAKGEPKMMVPDAYDSEKKHKPTMFTTDLSLRMDPSFEKISRKFYENPESFNEAFARAWFKLTHRDMGPKTTYLGPEAPTEDLIWQDPIPAVNHELINKKDIESLKASILNSGLTINEMVTTAWASASTYRGSDRRGGANGARIRLAPQKDWEVNNPKQLAKVLGVLENIQAEFNAKSGAKKVSMADLIVLAGAAGVEKAAANAGHSVNVPFVPGRMDAVQDQTDVESFGLLEPMADGFRNYLKTQYTISTEELLVDKAQLLTLTAPEMTVLVGGMRAMGANYDGSKHGIFTDSNEQLNNGFFVNLLDMSTEWKAIDDTKETFEGRDRATGELKYTATRADLIFGSNSELRALAEVYGSADAEAKFVKDFVAAWDKVMKLDRFDLIYK, encoded by the coding sequence ATGAAAAAAACACTAACACGTGCCTTATTGGTGGCCATAGGTGTAACCATGGTAGCCTGTCAAGGAAACTCAGAGCACACAGCTCAAGTGGATGCCAGTTCTGGTGCCACTAAGAAAAGTAGTTCCAATATGAAGGCGACCAGCAACAGCGATTGGTGGCCAAATCAATTGAACTTGGGAATTCTTAGACAAAATTCTGACTTGTCTAACCCTATGGCGGAAGACTTTGATTACATTGAAGAATTCAACAGCCTAGACTATAACGCTCTTAAAGGAGATATTAGAAACGTTTTGACAGAGTCTCAAGATTGGTGGCCAGCAGATTTTGGCCACTACGGAGGATTGTTCATCCGTATGGCTTGGCATAGTGCCGGTACCTATCGTTCTGCCGATGGTCGTGGAGGATCACGTGCGGGACAACAACGTTTTGCACCGCTTAACAGCTGGCCAGACAACGCCAACTTGGATAAGGCGAGACGTTTAATTTGGCCAATCAAACAAAAGTATGGTAAGAAGATTTCTTGGGCCGATTTAATGGTATTGACCGGAAACGTTGCCTTGGAAGATATGGGCTTTGAAACTTTTGGTTTTGCTGGAGGTAGAGAAGACATGTGGGAACCAGAAATTGATGTATACTGGGGAGCTGAGAAAGAATGGTTAAGTGACGAAAAGCGTTATTCAGGAGAACGTGAATTAGAAAATCCTTTGGCAGCAGTGCAAATGGGATTGATCTACGTAAACCCAGAAGGACCTAACGGTGTGCCAGATCCATTATTGGCAGCAGACGACATTCGCGCTACGTTTGGTAGAATGGGAATGAATGAAGAGGAAACAGTTGCGCTTATCGCTGGTGGACACACTTTAGGTAAAGCCCACGGAGCAGGACCTGCATCTCATGTAGGAGCAGATCCAGAAGGTGCTGGAATCGAGGAGCAAGGTTTTGGATGGAAGAGTTCTTATAAGTCTGGAAAAGGTGCCGATGCCATTACTTCTGGTTTGGAAGTAACGTGGACTGCTACGCCTACAAGATGGAGCCATATGTTCTTCTTCAGCTTGTTTGAAAATGAGTGGGAATTGACTAAAAGTCCAGCTGGAGGTCACCAATGGGTAGCCAAAGGTGAGCCTAAAATGATGGTGCCAGATGCTTACGATTCTGAGAAGAAGCACAAGCCTACTATGTTCACTACCGATTTGTCTTTAAGAATGGATCCTAGTTTTGAAAAGATTTCTAGAAAATTCTATGAGAATCCAGAATCATTCAACGAAGCCTTTGCTCGTGCATGGTTTAAGTTGACCCACAGAGATATGGGGCCAAAAACGACGTATTTAGGTCCTGAAGCGCCAACTGAAGATTTGATTTGGCAAGATCCAATTCCTGCGGTTAACCACGAATTGATCAACAAAAAGGATATTGAAAGCTTGAAAGCTAGCATCCTTAACTCAGGATTGACTATCAATGAAATGGTAACGACTGCTTGGGCTTCTGCTTCTACTTATAGAGGGTCAGACAGAAGAGGTGGTGCCAACGGTGCAAGAATTAGATTGGCGCCTCAAAAAGATTGGGAAGTAAACAATCCTAAGCAATTGGCTAAGGTATTGGGAGTTCTTGAAAACATTCAAGCGGAATTCAATGCTAAGTCTGGAGCTAAGAAAGTATCTATGGCCGATTTAATTGTATTGGCTGGAGCAGCAGGAGTGGAGAAGGCAGCGGCCAACGCTGGACATAGCGTAAACGTACCATTTGTACCTGGGCGTATGGATGCCGTTCAAGACCAAACAGATGTAGAATCTTTCGGATTGTTGGAGCCAATGGCTGATGGATTCCGTAACTACTTGAAAACACAATACACCATTTCAACAGAAGAATTGTTGGTGGACAAAGCACAATTGTTAACCCTTACAGCTCCTGAAATGACTGTATTAGTAGGTGGAATGAGAGCTATGGGGGCTAACTATGACGGTTCTAAGCATGGAATTTTCACAGATAGCAATGAACAATTAAACAATGGATTCTTTGTAAATCTATTGGATATGAGCACTGAGTGGAAAGCTATCGACGACACCAAAGAAACCTTCGAAGGAAGAGACAGAGCTACTGGTGAGTTGAAGTATACTGCTACTCGTGCCGACCTTATCTTTGGTTCTAACTCTGAGTTGAGAGCCTTGGCAGAAGTGTACGGTAGTGCCGATGCTGAAGCTAAGTTTGTAAAAGACTTCGTGGCAGCTTGGGATAAGGTAATGAAGTTGGATCGCTTTGATTTGATCTATAAATAA
- a CDS encoding DUF885 family protein translates to MKTLRLTLASLAMISLTGCGEDKAQKDKTEFTVDLIKENSDKANAFFDKSFDLGLDRSPMEQSYLGIKKDYDKWDDISPEHLDESLEIAKTELQYSKDSIDPKTLDAQTKLSYKLFVEGLEHNIADYKWRFYNYPVNQMHGMHSEIPSFLINIHTVADSSDAVAYISRLKGVEPLFDQLIKNLEIRETEGIVTPKFVFPRVIEDCKNIIKGAPFDAGSPSTLLNDFETKVNALTIADTSKAALIKDAEEALKTNVKPGYDKLIAFLESQATRATTDDGCWKFPNGAEFYQNRLQRITTTNLTAEQIHEIGLKEVARIHEEMKEIMKEVNFEGILQDFFKFLKEDEQFYYPNNEEGKAEYIAKATEIINTMRGRLDDIFITKPKAEIQVKRVEAFRENSAGKAFYNSGTPDGSRPGTYYANLANTKNMPKFEMEALAYHEGIPGHHMDRSIAQELTGIPKFRKFGSYTAYVEGWGLYSEFIPKEMGFYEDPYSNYGRLAMELWRACRLVVDTGIHAKKWTRQEGIDYYMTNTSGSDRECVRMVERHIVMPGQATAYKIGMLKILELRKMAKEKLGDKFDLREFHEVVLTNGAVPLSVLEDLVNEWIASKE, encoded by the coding sequence ATGAAAACGTTACGATTAACCCTTGCTTCCCTGGCCATGATAAGCCTTACAGGCTGTGGAGAAGACAAAGCGCAAAAAGATAAAACGGAGTTCACAGTAGACCTCATTAAAGAGAATTCAGATAAAGCCAATGCCTTTTTTGATAAAAGTTTCGATCTTGGCCTTGATCGCTCCCCAATGGAACAAAGTTATTTGGGCATAAAAAAAGACTACGACAAATGGGATGATATTTCTCCAGAACATTTGGATGAATCTCTGGAAATTGCCAAAACAGAATTGCAATACTCCAAAGATTCCATTGATCCCAAAACTTTGGATGCCCAAACAAAACTGAGCTATAAACTATTTGTTGAAGGCTTAGAGCATAACATTGCAGATTACAAATGGCGTTTTTACAACTATCCTGTCAACCAAATGCATGGGATGCACTCAGAAATACCCTCATTCTTAATCAACATTCACACAGTAGCGGATTCCAGTGATGCGGTTGCCTACATTTCTAGACTGAAAGGGGTTGAACCGCTATTTGACCAATTGATTAAGAATTTGGAAATTCGCGAAACCGAGGGCATTGTAACTCCAAAATTTGTATTCCCAAGAGTCATTGAAGACTGCAAAAACATTATTAAAGGAGCGCCTTTTGATGCTGGTTCGCCCTCTACCCTTCTTAATGATTTTGAAACCAAAGTAAATGCCTTGACCATTGCCGACACCAGTAAAGCAGCCTTGATCAAAGATGCAGAAGAGGCTTTAAAAACAAACGTAAAACCTGGCTATGACAAACTCATCGCATTTTTGGAATCCCAAGCTACCAGAGCCACTACAGATGACGGTTGTTGGAAATTCCCTAATGGTGCTGAATTTTACCAAAACCGTTTACAGCGCATCACTACAACCAACCTAACTGCAGAGCAAATCCATGAAATAGGCTTGAAAGAGGTGGCTCGCATTCATGAGGAGATGAAAGAAATCATGAAAGAAGTAAACTTTGAAGGCATCCTTCAGGACTTCTTCAAATTTTTGAAAGAAGACGAGCAGTTTTACTATCCAAATAACGAAGAAGGTAAAGCGGAATATATAGCTAAAGCAACCGAAATCATCAACACCATGCGCGGACGTTTGGATGATATCTTTATTACCAAACCTAAAGCTGAAATCCAAGTAAAACGTGTAGAAGCCTTCCGTGAAAACTCCGCCGGAAAAGCTTTTTACAATTCTGGAACCCCAGACGGGTCACGTCCTGGAACTTACTATGCCAATCTGGCCAACACCAAAAACATGCCTAAATTTGAAATGGAGGCCTTGGCGTATCACGAAGGTATTCCTGGTCACCATATGGACAGAAGCATTGCTCAAGAGCTAACCGGGATTCCTAAATTCAGAAAATTTGGAAGCTACACCGCTTATGTTGAAGGTTGGGGACTTTACAGTGAATTCATCCCGAAGGAAATGGGCTTCTATGAAGATCCTTACTCTAACTATGGGCGTTTGGCCATGGAACTTTGGAGAGCCTGCCGCCTAGTTGTCGATACGGGAATCCATGCAAAAAAATGGACTAGACAAGAAGGTATCGATTATTATATGACCAATACTTCTGGTAGTGACCGCGAATGTGTGCGCATGGTAGAGCGCCATATTGTGATGCCAGGACAGGCTACAGCCTACAAAATAGGCATGCTCAAGATTTTGGAATTGCGCAAGATGGCCAAGGAAAAATTAGGAGATAAGTTCGACCTTAGGGAATTCCATGAAGTGGTATTGACCAATGGGGCCGTTCCTTTAAGCGTGTTGGAAGATTTGGTTAACGAATGGATTGCCTCCAAAGAATAA
- a CDS encoding peroxiredoxin-like family protein, producing the protein MTSKLLVLFCCFTLMVQSQIPKKAEDVSPLLVGETIPKAKVLDLNGDEVSLQNLIKEKPTVLVFYRGGWCPYCNTQLGALAEAEQEILDLGYQIIAISPDHFKYLKPTVFTHAMNYQVYADPEAKLIQELGIGFETPDMTKMYIANKTKLEATNILPVPSVFVLNTSGDILFEYINPNYKVRLSTPLLLAVLKALKEE; encoded by the coding sequence ATGACTTCCAAATTACTCGTTCTATTTTGCTGTTTTACCTTAATGGTTCAGTCACAAATTCCGAAAAAAGCCGAAGATGTTAGTCCTTTACTTGTTGGAGAAACCATTCCAAAAGCCAAGGTTTTGGATCTTAATGGAGATGAAGTGTCTTTGCAAAATTTGATAAAGGAAAAGCCAACGGTTTTGGTGTTTTATAGAGGGGGCTGGTGTCCTTATTGTAATACTCAGCTGGGGGCTTTGGCTGAGGCAGAACAAGAAATTTTGGATTTGGGTTACCAAATAATTGCAATAAGCCCAGATCATTTCAAATATTTGAAGCCGACAGTTTTTACGCATGCCATGAATTACCAAGTGTATGCCGATCCTGAGGCCAAATTAATACAGGAGCTTGGTATTGGTTTTGAAACTCCTGACATGACAAAAATGTACATCGCCAATAAAACCAAATTGGAAGCTACAAATATTTTGCCTGTGCCTTCAGTTTTCGTGTTGAATACTTCCGGCGATATTCTGTTTGAATATATCAATCCTAATTATAAAGTGCGGTTAAGTACACCCTTATTGCTAGCCGTTTTGAAAGCCTTAAAAGAGGAATAA
- a CDS encoding purine-nucleoside phosphorylase, which yields MINYITETVEYLKEKGFDAPEVGIILGTGLGALVDDVTILKEVSYNHIPNFPTATVEFHKGKLIYGELEGKKVVIMQGRFHFYEGYSLQDVTYPVRIMEKLGIHTLLVSNASGAINLEFKKGELMLITDHINLLGNSPLAFKGVSQLGERFADMSQPYDDQLNNTLRALAQQHHIKLNEGVYASVLGPQLETKAEYRMLKILGADAVGMSTVPEIIVANHLKLRAVAISVLTDEGDPDNLQPVNIDDIIATAALAEPNLIVLTKAFIASL from the coding sequence ATGATTAACTACATCACGGAAACCGTTGAGTATTTAAAGGAAAAAGGATTTGACGCTCCTGAAGTGGGCATCATCTTAGGGACTGGCTTGGGCGCCTTAGTTGACGATGTCACTATTTTAAAGGAAGTGAGCTATAACCACATCCCAAATTTCCCCACAGCTACGGTTGAATTCCATAAAGGAAAATTGATTTATGGAGAATTGGAAGGCAAAAAGGTAGTGATCATGCAGGGGCGTTTTCACTTTTACGAAGGCTATTCGCTACAGGACGTTACATACCCTGTACGCATCATGGAAAAATTGGGCATCCACACCCTTTTAGTTTCTAATGCTTCTGGTGCCATTAACCTTGAATTTAAGAAAGGGGAATTGATGCTTATCACTGACCACATTAACTTGTTGGGCAATTCTCCATTGGCTTTTAAAGGAGTGTCTCAATTAGGAGAACGTTTCGCCGATATGAGCCAACCCTATGATGACCAATTGAACAATACGCTTAGAGCGTTGGCACAACAACATCACATTAAATTGAATGAAGGTGTTTATGCCAGTGTATTGGGGCCACAGTTAGAGACCAAAGCCGAATACCGCATGTTAAAGATTTTAGGGGCCGATGCGGTTGGAATGAGTACCGTACCAGAAATTATCGTGGCCAACCATTTAAAATTACGTGCCGTGGCCATTTCTGTCTTGACCGACGAGGGGGATCCGGACAATCTACAGCCTGTGAATATTGATGATATTATTGCCACAGCGGCATTGGCCGAACCCAATTTAATTGTACTCACAAAAGCTTTTATTGCTTCACTTTAG
- a CDS encoding alpha/beta hydrolase — translation MKINPKKILRRTVRVLLGLGLLYLGSLAFLYFKQERFFFNPKHLDKTYAFTFKQPFEELNIEVEDSVLLNALLFKTPNPKGVILYLHGNAGAIHDWGKRAPLYLGNGYDILFVDYRGYGKSDGEYSNSNQLFNDVQKVYNFTKTRYAENQIVVLGFSLGSGLAAYLAANNHPKMLILNAPYYSWQTLITEEIAPPVPKFLLKYDIPTYEFIKDIKCPIKIFHGTKDFLIRTETNSKKLKNLNPNNIELTLIEDASHNSIHISKQYYDALKKTLEN, via the coding sequence TTGAAAATAAATCCGAAAAAAATACTTCGACGCACTGTTCGCGTCCTCTTAGGCTTGGGACTTCTGTACCTAGGCAGTTTGGCGTTCTTATATTTTAAGCAAGAACGTTTTTTCTTTAATCCGAAGCATTTAGACAAAACCTATGCCTTTACATTTAAACAGCCTTTTGAAGAACTGAATATTGAAGTAGAGGACAGCGTTCTTTTAAATGCCTTATTATTCAAAACCCCCAATCCCAAAGGAGTAATCCTATACTTGCATGGTAATGCGGGAGCCATCCATGATTGGGGCAAAAGGGCCCCTCTCTATTTAGGAAACGGTTACGATATCCTGTTTGTTGATTACAGAGGTTATGGAAAAAGTGACGGAGAATATTCCAACAGCAACCAACTGTTTAACGACGTTCAAAAAGTATACAACTTTACCAAAACACGCTATGCAGAAAACCAAATTGTGGTACTAGGGTTTTCTTTAGGTTCTGGTCTTGCGGCATACCTCGCCGCTAACAACCATCCCAAAATGTTAATTCTTAATGCCCCCTATTACTCTTGGCAAACTTTAATAACAGAAGAAATTGCTCCTCCAGTACCAAAATTTTTATTGAAATATGATATCCCTACCTATGAGTTCATCAAGGACATCAAATGCCCTATTAAGATTTTCCATGGCACCAAAGATTTCTTGATTAGAACAGAGACAAATTCAAAAAAGCTGAAAAACCTCAATCCTAACAATATAGAACTTACACTCATTGAAGACGCCTCACATAACAGCATCCATATTTCTAAACAGTATTACGACGCTTTGAAAAAAACTCTAGAGAATTAG
- a CDS encoding RMD1 family protein: MYTVIAYQIAAAIQTRECRNRLDWQLLFSDSDELFYRVAEAKFFYIFQYGMVSFFNMSTEEIEMTIGYIKPFCRDFMEEKISEEVPVVIQAGALKVEFEQVILPEINEEMVRLVMLNASQSVALNRYSEITEELLVETNQHTQYLETNGKLDISGNKLKRFIGKVLNIKNKISENFYIFDSPEITWENQQLNKLNYDLKQSFDLKDRYNLIHDRIEIIKENLELFKDIMDHNESSRLEWIIIILIVIEVVDLFIAKLIL; encoded by the coding sequence ATGTATACCGTAATAGCCTACCAAATAGCTGCTGCCATTCAAACCAGGGAGTGTCGAAATAGGCTTGATTGGCAACTGTTGTTTTCAGACAGCGATGAATTGTTCTATCGTGTTGCTGAAGCGAAGTTTTTCTATATTTTTCAATATGGTATGGTGAGCTTTTTTAATATGAGCACTGAGGAGATTGAAATGACTATTGGCTACATTAAACCCTTTTGCAGGGATTTTATGGAGGAAAAGATCTCCGAAGAGGTGCCAGTGGTTATTCAAGCAGGAGCATTGAAAGTAGAATTTGAGCAAGTGATATTACCTGAAATCAATGAGGAAATGGTACGTTTGGTCATGCTCAATGCCTCCCAGTCCGTAGCTTTAAACCGGTATTCAGAAATCACCGAAGAATTGCTGGTGGAAACCAATCAGCATACTCAATATTTGGAGACCAATGGAAAATTGGATATTTCGGGTAATAAATTGAAACGGTTTATAGGTAAGGTCTTGAACATTAAAAACAAGATTTCTGAAAACTTCTATATTTTCGATTCACCAGAAATTACATGGGAAAATCAACAACTCAACAAGCTTAATTACGACCTGAAACAATCATTTGATTTGAAGGATCGTTATAACCTAATTCATGATAGAATAGAAATCATTAAGGAAAACCTCGAACTTTTCAAAGATATCATGGATCATAATGAAAGTAGTCGGTTGGAGTGGATTATTATTATCTTGATTGTTATTGAAGTTGTCGATTTGTTTATTGCAAAACTAATTCTCTAG
- a CDS encoding VOC family protein, whose amino-acid sequence METQFHLSLPCLSIAKTTAFYTNMLDAKVGRSAQNWVDIDLFGHQITFTKCGPFNFEFKNYTFGGQVLPSFHFGVILDRRLWKVLFEKLNQKNGLLQSELDFLLGKTGEHQSFFIKDPNGYTVEFKCFTNPEEIFK is encoded by the coding sequence ATGGAAACACAATTTCACCTTTCATTGCCCTGTTTGAGTATCGCTAAGACTACTGCATTTTATACAAATATGCTGGATGCCAAAGTAGGGCGTTCTGCCCAAAATTGGGTGGATATTGATTTGTTTGGACATCAAATTACCTTTACTAAATGTGGGCCTTTTAATTTTGAGTTCAAAAACTACACTTTTGGCGGGCAGGTACTCCCTTCGTTTCATTTTGGGGTAATATTGGATCGTAGGTTGTGGAAAGTTTTATTTGAGAAATTGAATCAAAAGAATGGGTTATTGCAATCAGAACTCGATTTCCTTTTAGGAAAAACTGGCGAGCACCAATCGTTTTTTATTAAGGACCCTAACGGCTATACGGTTGAGTTTAAATGTTTTACAAATCCTGAGGAGATTTTTAAATAG
- a CDS encoding deoxyhypusine synthase family protein, with the protein MTKTTKGHISQFIEKYYLHFNAAALVDAAKGYEEQLNKGAKMLVSLAGAMSTAELGKIFAEMIRQDKVQIISCTGANLEEDIMNLVAHSHYKRVPNYRDLTPQEEWDLLEQGLNRVTDTCIPEEEAFRRLQKHIHKIWKDAEDKGERYFPHEFMYKMLLSGVLEEYYEIDLKDSWMYAAAEKNLPIIVPGWEDSTMGNIFASYVLKGELKASTMKSGIEYMTFLADWYTDNSENGIGFFQIGGGIAGDFPICVVPMLYQDMERTDTPFWSYFCQISDSTTSYGSYSGAVPNEKITWGKLDIDTPKYIIESDATIVAPLIFAYLLDM; encoded by the coding sequence ATGACGAAGACAACTAAAGGACATATTTCACAATTCATTGAAAAGTACTATTTACATTTCAATGCTGCGGCTCTTGTAGATGCTGCAAAAGGTTATGAGGAACAATTGAACAAAGGGGCCAAAATGTTGGTGTCGTTGGCAGGCGCCATGAGTACGGCCGAATTGGGTAAGATATTTGCCGAAATGATTCGTCAAGATAAAGTGCAGATAATTTCTTGTACAGGAGCCAACTTAGAAGAGGATATCATGAATTTGGTCGCTCATTCTCACTATAAAAGAGTTCCAAATTACAGAGATTTAACCCCGCAGGAAGAATGGGATTTATTGGAGCAAGGATTGAATAGAGTAACCGATACTTGTATCCCAGAAGAAGAAGCGTTCAGACGACTTCAAAAGCATATCCATAAAATATGGAAAGATGCTGAAGACAAGGGAGAACGTTATTTTCCACACGAATTTATGTATAAAATGCTGTTGTCAGGAGTCTTGGAAGAATACTACGAAATCGACCTAAAAGATTCATGGATGTATGCGGCTGCCGAAAAGAATTTGCCTATTATTGTACCAGGCTGGGAAGACAGTACCATGGGTAATATCTTTGCCAGCTACGTTCTGAAAGGCGAGTTGAAAGCCAGTACCATGAAGTCGGGAATTGAGTATATGACCTTTTTGGCCGATTGGTATACAGACAATTCTGAAAACGGAATTGGTTTCTTTCAAATAGGAGGAGGAATCGCTGGCGATTTCCCTATTTGTGTTGTGCCAATGTTGTATCAGGATATGGAACGTACAGACACCCCATTCTGGAGTTATTTTTGTCAAATTAGTGACTCTACAACTAGTTACGGTTCCTATTCAGGAGCAGTGCCTAATGAAAAGATTACTTGGGGTAAACTAGATATCGATACACCAAAATATATAATAGAAAGTGATGCAACCATTGTGGCACCACTAATTTTTGCCTATTTATTAGACATGTAA
- the speB gene encoding agmatinase codes for MSNKSYAGISEEYSKLDSSKIVLIPVPYDGTSTWQKGADKGPEAFLHASENMELYDIETNTEVYKQGIYLADPVTEDVSPEAMVEAVHQATKKYIKRNKFVTLFGGEHSISIGSIRAFNELFDNLTVLHIDAHADLRKSYDGSKFNHACAMYEASQTINLIQVGIRSMDIKETSVMDEEKIYFAHEMAADDSWVDNVIDQLTDNVFITFDLDALDPSIMPSTGTPEPGGLFWYETLDFLKQVFEERNVVGFDIVELCPNENDKSSDFLAAKLYYKMLSYKFLGSGADEDFDNNFNENSLGINKFSKFSDDDEDN; via the coding sequence ATGAGCAATAAATCTTATGCTGGGATTTCTGAGGAATATTCCAAATTGGACAGTTCAAAAATTGTGTTGATCCCTGTACCTTATGATGGTACAAGTACATGGCAAAAAGGGGCAGATAAAGGCCCTGAGGCTTTTTTACATGCTTCTGAAAATATGGAGCTTTACGATATTGAAACCAATACTGAAGTTTACAAACAAGGTATTTACCTTGCAGACCCAGTAACCGAAGACGTCTCGCCTGAAGCGATGGTAGAGGCAGTTCACCAGGCTACCAAAAAGTATATTAAACGCAACAAGTTTGTAACTTTGTTTGGAGGGGAGCATTCTATTTCCATAGGAAGTATTAGAGCTTTCAATGAGTTGTTTGATAACCTTACGGTGTTGCATATCGATGCGCATGCCGATTTGAGAAAATCTTACGATGGCTCCAAATTCAACCACGCTTGTGCCATGTACGAAGCTAGTCAAACTATCAATTTGATTCAGGTTGGCATTCGTTCCATGGATATCAAAGAGACTTCCGTAATGGATGAAGAGAAAATCTACTTTGCGCATGAAATGGCGGCAGATGATTCTTGGGTGGACAATGTAATCGATCAACTGACAGATAATGTCTTTATCACCTTCGATTTGGATGCATTGGATCCTTCTATTATGCCTAGTACTGGAACTCCGGAACCAGGTGGATTATTTTGGTACGAAACCTTGGATTTTTTGAAGCAGGTGTTTGAAGAACGCAATGTTGTTGGTTTTGACATTGTTGAGCTTTGCCCTAATGAAAATGATAAATCTTCAGACTTTTTAGCTGCAAAATTGTATTATAAAATGCTGTCTTATAAGTTTTTAGGTAGTGGTGCTGATGAAGATTTTGATAATAATTTTAATGAGAACAGTTTAGGTATAAATAAATTTTCTAAATTTAGTGATGATGACGAAGACAACTAA